The following coding sequences are from one Rathayibacter sp. SW19 window:
- the ileS gene encoding isoleucine--tRNA ligase, with the protein MPYPLSNPHDLVNPSPRFPEIETGILAFWKADGTFRASIDNRADADEWVFYDGPPFANGLPHYGHLLTGYAKDLFPRFQTMRGKKVERRFGWDTHGLPAELEAERQLGITDKSQIEEMGIAAFNAAARESVLRYTREWREYVTRQARWVDFDHDYKTLDISYMESVIWAFKQLYDKGLAYEGYRVLPYCWRDQTPLSNHELRMDDDVYKMRQDQTVTVTFPLTGAKAEALGLTAVRALAWTTTPWTLPTNLALVVGPAIEYAIVPAGPNGTADRDGTRAEGSGAEYLLAADLVGSYAKDLGYGSAEAAVAAVSRSIRGAELEDIGYDRLWDYYADASEYGTQNAWRILVDDYVTTTDGTGIVHQAPAYGEDDQRVCEANGIPVILSVDEGGRFLPSVPEVAGLQVFEANKPLTQLLKTGGRLLRQASYEHSYPHCWRCRNPLIYKAVSSWFVAVTEFRDRMSELNQQIEWVPENVKDGQFGKWLANARDWSVSRNRYWGSPIPVWKSDNPDFPRVDVYGSLAELEADFGTLPLNADGAPDLHRPYIDELTRPNPDDPSGASTMRRIPDVLDVWFDSGSMPFAQVHYPFENQDWFDTHSPADFIVEYIGQTRGWFYLLHTLSTALFDRPAFSRVISHGIVLGSDGQKMSKSLRNYPNVNEVFDRDGSDAMRWFLMSSPVLRGGNLVVTEEGIREGVRQLLLPLWSTWYFFSLYANASGEGGYHARRRTDSTDVLDRYLLAKTHELIEAVTDDLEALDATLAAAKLRDFADVLTNWYVRRSRDRFWQGASADGRNAEAFDTLYTVLETVTRVAAPLLPLVTEQIWKGLTGGRSVHLTDWPDPNEFPADAALVAAMDQIRQISSSALSLRKQAGLRVRLPLAKLTVVTADARILAEFEAILREELNVKQVEFVQLEEGSAAAYGITRRLTVNARAAGPRLGKAVQTAIQAARAGDWSDNDGVVTAGGLELVDGEFDLVLEVASAGESADTALALLPEGGFVLLETRTSPILEAEGLARDVVRAVQDARKGAGLEVSDRIRLQLQLDREGAAAARAFDELIAAETLAVQLQVTEAPMIADEGSAINVGDASALIVTLEKV; encoded by the coding sequence ATGCCGTACCCACTGTCCAACCCGCACGATCTCGTCAACCCTTCCCCGAGGTTTCCGGAAATCGAGACCGGAATCCTCGCCTTTTGGAAGGCAGACGGCACTTTTCGGGCATCCATCGACAACCGAGCGGATGCCGATGAGTGGGTCTTCTACGACGGCCCGCCCTTTGCGAACGGCCTTCCGCACTATGGGCACCTGCTGACCGGCTACGCCAAGGACTTGTTCCCGCGATTCCAGACGATGCGCGGCAAGAAGGTCGAGCGCCGATTCGGCTGGGACACGCACGGCCTGCCCGCCGAGCTGGAGGCCGAGCGGCAGTTGGGCATTACGGACAAGAGCCAGATCGAGGAGATGGGGATCGCCGCGTTCAACGCGGCTGCGCGCGAGTCCGTGCTGCGTTACACCCGTGAATGGCGGGAGTATGTCACCCGTCAGGCGCGCTGGGTCGACTTCGACCACGATTACAAGACCCTCGACATCAGCTACATGGAGTCGGTGATCTGGGCATTCAAGCAGTTGTACGACAAAGGGCTCGCCTACGAGGGCTATCGGGTTTTGCCATACTGCTGGCGCGATCAGACGCCTCTGTCGAACCACGAGTTGCGCATGGACGACGATGTCTACAAGATGCGTCAGGATCAGACTGTCACGGTCACGTTTCCTCTGACCGGCGCAAAAGCCGAGGCGCTGGGTCTGACCGCTGTGCGTGCGCTGGCCTGGACGACCACTCCGTGGACGCTTCCGACCAATCTCGCGCTGGTCGTCGGCCCCGCCATCGAGTACGCGATCGTACCCGCCGGGCCGAACGGCACGGCGGATCGGGACGGAACGCGCGCCGAGGGTAGCGGCGCCGAGTATCTGCTCGCCGCGGACCTCGTCGGGAGCTACGCGAAAGACCTGGGCTACGGTTCCGCCGAGGCCGCCGTCGCGGCGGTGAGCCGAAGCATCCGAGGGGCTGAACTCGAGGACATCGGCTACGACCGACTCTGGGACTACTACGCGGATGCGTCGGAATACGGCACGCAGAACGCCTGGCGGATCCTGGTAGACGACTACGTGACCACGACGGACGGCACCGGCATCGTGCATCAGGCACCGGCGTACGGCGAAGATGACCAGCGCGTCTGCGAGGCCAACGGCATCCCGGTGATCCTGTCGGTTGATGAGGGCGGTCGCTTTCTGCCGAGCGTGCCCGAGGTGGCCGGCCTGCAGGTGTTCGAGGCGAACAAGCCGTTGACGCAACTGCTGAAGACCGGTGGTCGCCTGCTGCGTCAGGCGAGCTACGAGCACTCGTATCCGCATTGCTGGCGCTGCCGCAACCCGCTGATCTACAAGGCGGTTTCCAGCTGGTTCGTGGCCGTGACGGAGTTCCGTGACCGCATGTCCGAACTCAATCAGCAGATCGAATGGGTGCCGGAGAACGTCAAAGACGGCCAATTCGGCAAGTGGCTGGCGAACGCGCGCGACTGGTCGGTGAGCCGCAATCGTTACTGGGGGTCTCCGATCCCGGTGTGGAAGAGCGACAATCCCGATTTTCCGCGCGTCGATGTGTACGGGTCGCTCGCAGAACTCGAAGCGGACTTCGGCACGCTGCCGCTGAACGCAGATGGGGCGCCAGACCTGCATCGGCCATACATCGACGAGCTCACCAGACCCAACCCGGACGATCCGTCTGGCGCGTCAACGATGCGCCGCATCCCGGACGTGCTCGACGTGTGGTTCGACTCGGGGTCGATGCCGTTCGCGCAGGTGCACTATCCGTTCGAGAACCAGGACTGGTTCGATACGCACAGCCCCGCAGACTTCATCGTGGAGTACATCGGGCAGACTCGCGGCTGGTTCTACCTGTTGCACACCCTGTCCACTGCCCTGTTCGATCGGCCTGCGTTCAGCCGGGTGATCAGTCACGGCATCGTGCTCGGCAGCGACGGGCAAAAGATGTCGAAGTCGCTGCGCAACTATCCCAACGTCAACGAGGTCTTCGATCGCGACGGTTCGGATGCGATGCGCTGGTTCCTGATGTCAAGTCCCGTTCTGCGCGGGGGCAACCTCGTCGTCACGGAAGAAGGCATCCGCGAAGGCGTGCGCCAACTGCTGCTGCCACTGTGGAGCACGTGGTACTTCTTCTCGCTGTACGCAAACGCCTCGGGCGAAGGCGGTTATCACGCGCGTCGTCGCACCGACTCGACCGACGTGCTCGACCGGTACCTGCTGGCGAAGACCCACGAGTTGATTGAGGCCGTCACAGACGACCTGGAAGCGCTCGATGCGACGCTCGCGGCGGCGAAACTCCGCGACTTCGCCGACGTGCTCACCAATTGGTATGTGCGCCGTTCACGCGACCGGTTCTGGCAAGGGGCGAGCGCCGACGGCCGCAACGCAGAGGCGTTCGACACGCTGTACACGGTGTTGGAGACCGTGACCCGCGTCGCCGCTCCGTTGCTTCCGCTTGTCACCGAGCAGATCTGGAAGGGCCTGACCGGCGGTCGGAGCGTTCACCTGACCGATTGGCCTGACCCGAACGAGTTCCCCGCCGATGCGGCACTGGTGGCCGCGATGGACCAGATCAGGCAGATCTCCTCCAGCGCACTTTCGCTGCGCAAGCAGGCCGGACTGCGCGTGCGCCTGCCACTTGCGAAGCTGACGGTCGTTACGGCGGATGCGAGAATACTGGCCGAGTTCGAGGCGATCCTGCGCGAAGAACTCAACGTCAAGCAGGTCGAGTTCGTGCAGCTGGAAGAGGGCAGTGCTGCTGCCTACGGCATCACACGTCGGCTCACCGTCAATGCGCGTGCCGCCGGCCCGCGCCTGGGCAAAGCCGTGCAGACCGCCATCCAGGCCGCTCGTGCCGGCGACTGGAGCGACAACGACGGTGTTGTGACGGCAGGAGGTCTCGAACTTGTGGACGGCGAGTTCGACCTCGTGCTCGAGGTCGCCTCCGCCGGAGAATCCGCAGACACAGCTTTGGCGCTGCTGCCGGAGGGCGGCTTCGTGCTGCTGGAGACGCGCACGAGTCCGATCTTGGAAGCGGAGGGCCTTGCCCGCGACGTCGTGCGGGCTGTGCAGGATGCCCGCAAGGGCGCCGGGCTCGAGGTGAGCGACCGCATCCGGCTGCAACTGCAGTTGGACCGGGAAGGGGCAGCTGCGGCTCGTGCCTTCGACGAGTTGATCGCTGCCGAAACGCTCGCGGTACAGTTGCAGGTCACCGAAGCACCGATGATCGCGGACGAAGGTTCCGCGATCAACGTCGGCGACGCATCCGCGCTGATTGTCACACTGGAGAAAGTATGA
- a CDS encoding TetR/AcrR family transcriptional regulator — MRQEDGIRAGRRRASSRGILEEAASELFLENTYDGTTIEQITQRAGVSRNTFFNYFQAKSDVLWASVDEAIASLPEDFARVSASTRPLTAVRAALIAASTRFGPDRLPLAVTQYEVMGTQAELTTSGLTRFLRVAGDVEGFLTSRLGADARPRARVIAFAVAAALAAAADGWARAGTGRHPLSEYVAEAITPICRGFA, encoded by the coding sequence GTGCGTCAAGAAGACGGCATCAGGGCAGGGCGCAGGCGTGCCTCCTCGCGCGGCATCCTCGAAGAGGCGGCAAGCGAGTTGTTTCTTGAGAATACCTATGACGGCACCACGATCGAGCAGATCACCCAGCGGGCCGGCGTCAGCCGTAACACGTTCTTCAACTACTTTCAGGCCAAGAGCGACGTGCTGTGGGCAAGCGTCGACGAAGCGATCGCCTCGTTGCCGGAAGATTTCGCCCGCGTGTCGGCATCGACGCGGCCGCTGACCGCCGTACGTGCCGCCCTGATCGCGGCGTCTACCAGGTTCGGGCCCGATCGGCTGCCGCTGGCTGTCACGCAATACGAGGTGATGGGCACACAGGCGGAGTTGACGACCTCGGGCCTGACCCGCTTTCTGAGGGTTGCCGGCGATGTCGAAGGGTTCTTGACGAGCCGGCTGGGGGCGGATGCCCGGCCGCGCGCGCGGGTCATCGCTTTCGCGGTCGCCGCTGCGCTCGCCGCGGCGGCTGACGGATGGGCGCGGGCCGGCACCGGCCGGCATCCGCTCTCTGAGTACGTGGCTGAGGCGATCACCCCGATCTGTCGCGGTTTCGCTTGA
- a CDS encoding MFS transporter: protein MSSPLPSPAAVLPARKATRVALASFVGTSLESYDFYVFAYFSAIFSAQLFFPEQDRVAGTISAFLVLATSYLVRPIGAIIFGHLGDRIGRKRTLLLTISIMGVSTGAIGLLPSYATIGLAAPFLLTLLRVIQGLSLGGEWGGSILVAVEHSSPKRRGFYAALPQLGSPVGTIITGALFLILSVTLNPADMLAWGWRLPFLLAFPLLAVSLYLRLTIDETPVFEHLVDTKQRTKSPVLEVFRRQPGTLLLAVGAAMLGIGSYSLMNTYTISYGVTILKFSYQDLFTATLIGSLLQLITIPLFGLLATRIGSARVVWIGALGTLLIAFPMYYLLQFATFPILVGTMIIGGILPTLSWAGLGGLMADVFGSSIRYSALSIAYGIAAALSGLIPLATAGLAAATNAAWWHPGIVLALLSVITLVCALIAVPLTRRRAEAAADQEAALAELSEQLDAASASA from the coding sequence ATGTCTTCTCCCCTGCCTTCCCCCGCTGCCGTACTACCAGCCCGCAAAGCCACACGCGTCGCACTCGCGTCGTTTGTGGGCACCTCGCTCGAGTCATACGACTTCTACGTATTCGCGTACTTCAGTGCGATCTTCAGTGCCCAACTGTTCTTTCCAGAGCAAGACAGAGTGGCGGGCACGATCTCGGCCTTCCTGGTGCTGGCCACCAGCTATCTCGTGCGCCCGATCGGCGCGATCATCTTCGGGCATCTCGGGGACCGGATCGGCCGCAAGCGTACGCTGCTGCTGACCATCTCCATCATGGGCGTCTCCACCGGTGCGATCGGCCTGCTCCCGAGCTACGCGACGATCGGGTTGGCTGCGCCGTTCTTGCTCACGCTGTTGCGCGTCATCCAGGGGCTCTCCCTCGGCGGCGAGTGGGGAGGCTCCATCCTCGTCGCGGTGGAGCATTCCTCGCCGAAGCGTCGCGGCTTCTACGCGGCTCTGCCCCAGCTCGGCTCACCTGTCGGCACGATCATCACCGGTGCGCTCTTTCTGATTCTGAGCGTCACTCTCAACCCGGCGGACATGCTCGCCTGGGGCTGGCGACTGCCCTTCCTGCTGGCTTTCCCACTGCTGGCCGTCTCGCTCTACCTGCGTCTGACAATCGACGAGACGCCCGTTTTCGAGCACCTCGTCGACACGAAGCAGCGCACGAAGTCGCCCGTTCTCGAGGTATTCCGTCGCCAGCCCGGCACCCTGCTGCTCGCCGTCGGCGCGGCGATGCTCGGCATCGGGTCATACTCGCTGATGAACACGTACACGATCAGTTACGGCGTGACGATCCTCAAGTTCTCGTATCAAGACCTGTTCACCGCGACCCTCATCGGTAGCCTGCTGCAGCTGATCACGATTCCGCTGTTCGGGCTGCTCGCCACCCGGATCGGGTCGGCGCGAGTGGTCTGGATCGGGGCGCTCGGCACCCTGCTCATCGCATTCCCGATGTACTACCTGCTGCAGTTCGCCACCTTCCCGATCCTGGTCGGAACGATGATCATTGGCGGAATTCTGCCGACGCTCAGCTGGGCCGGACTCGGTGGCCTGATGGCGGATGTCTTCGGCAGTTCGATCCGCTACAGCGCACTGTCGATCGCCTACGGCATCGCCGCGGCGCTGTCCGGCCTGATTCCGCTCGCGACGGCCGGTCTCGCTGCGGCGACGAATGCCGCCTGGTGGCACCCCGGCATCGTGCTGGCTCTTCTGTCTGTGATCACGCTGGTCTGCGCTCTGATCGCAGTGCCGCTGACCCGGCGGCGGGCAGAGGCGGCAGCAGATCAGGAAGCAGCGCTTGCGGAACTCTCGGAGCAGCTCGACGCGGCGTCGGCATCCGCTTGA